The DNA sequence aattgaaatattaaaaGGGAAGGGGGTGTCTTTCTGAAACAATAATGAACTATGAAGACTGCTGAATATGTTGCTTAGAGGAGAATTACtgcaatgtttaaaatgaatgacatttacacattaataaaaatacttttataaaGCATGGCACAAATGTTCAAATAATTGTTGGGGCTGCTTGTGATTATATtagcaaaagcatttttaaGAGTAGGAATAGGTACTGaatttgaaaaatgtatagCTACAAGAAAAGCTTACAGGTAACATGGTGCCAGAATGTACCATGATACTGGAAATAGCTGGTACTTTAAAATGATAACATATAAAATTTCATTACACCATTTCCATGTATACTGCACTGATGAACAGAAACAATGCAACATTTGGTTGATGCCAAATGATGTCAATACATATGACCATATAAATATACTGACATCTTTTTAAATACCAGTAAAATATTGGCTCTGTCtggtttgttttggagagcgagagaaagagcgaTAAAGTGGCTCTAAATGAGAATAATTTTTTTCATTGCTTTatagtaataaattcagacactGAATGACTCATACGCTTTATGCAAGAGCTCCTGCACTTTAGTGGCTGAGAGTATTTTTCTGTCGTTTAACCTGGTCTGTGCGCGCACCTGTGCTGGTTACACCACTATCTGTGTGTGCACGCACTGAGCATGATTATATTTTACATTCGTTTTTATCTTCAAATCTGACAATTAAACAAAATAGTAACAGATGACTATATAgactgttctctgcagaaactgtggaaaaatattttctgtGGAAAGATGTCCACGCAGCTAACATAGTTGTGTAGTTAAAGGCCTCAGGGAATATGCACAACAAAAAAAGTTATAGGTTATAATACTGGCTAAAATTCTAATAGCAGActgataacaaaaaaaaaattggccaAGAATATATCGTCCATCGCTGATTTAGATAAAGAGTTAAATACACCAATACTATAGTAAGTTTGTGACCGAGTGAGAGGGAATAGGCTAGTTCACGACATGCTGACAGGTTCTTACCATAAAAAGGGCGGAGTCATCTGTATGAGTGGAGCGTCTGGAGGGGTACAGGGTCTGAGGGGAGGGGGAAGGCAGGGTAagactacaaacacacacacagacacactaggGAGGAGTAATGTATGGGTTGTTGGAGAGTGTTCTGCATGAAGATGTGAGATgatagggaaaaaaaaaaaaaaaacctcactcACCTCACTGTCAGTAGGGCTGAGTTTATTGGGACTCTGATTTGATTTCtgctgaaaaaaagaaagaaagttgAGAAAACCCCTTCTGAATTAtttcttaatatttatttagtgGAATATTTCATTAAAGTTATAGCCAGTGTGTATTCAAGAGCATCCTAATATATCTGCCATGTACCTGACAGTGTATTAGTGTTTGTGTACCTTTACAAAACTTCTAACAGCATCTCTCTGTGCGGttcttgctctctgtctctcctcctcGTACCGCTGTGCTGCGAGCTGGGCTTCTTTTCTCATGCGCTCCAATCCTATCCCAGACCCTGATACTGCCCGCTAAAATACATAAGAACAAACATGGTTCAGGGTTTTAATACAAGTGGGAAATTTTAACATAACCCCATcggccataacattatgacaacctatttgtttctacactcgctGGAGCACTTTGTAACTCAAATTATAGACTAGTTCTCATCAGTTGTTCTGAAAACTTCCTTATCTTCATTTCACGCTACTCTTcaaaatggtcaggaccacctcAGAGCATGTAAGAattgtgtggtggatcattctcagctttGCTGTGCCACTGATGCCGTAGTGGTGTTTAATGTGTGCTGTgcaggtacaagtggatcaggaAATCAGACATCAGGGCATTGTTGATGGAGTTTTCaaaacacagtgtccactctgttagacacacctacaccgttggtccaccttgtagatgtaaaaatCAGACAGTTGCTCATCTGCTGCTGATAAAGTTTGTGCTGTTCATCCTCTAGTTCTTCACAGTAGTGGGAAAATGTTTGTTTGGCAGACTttactcagtccagcagtgacactgaaggatTTAAAACCTCAGCACTCAcatagcagcactgctgtctgatccacatATATCAGCACAATACACTAATACACCACaactgtcagtgtcactgtaacCCTGCCCTGATCCACTATTCAGATCTTTCCTGCCCTGTAACGGTCCTAtgccctgaccattgaagtaTAGGGTGATGGTGTAATATAATGAatgtacagcaacagatggactatagtgTGCAACTGTAGAACCACAATGTACTCCTGTACAATCAGTGGAGCCAAGATAATGAACAGGGTAGGattaaggaggtggtcataatattatggttgCTCAGTATACATTAACACCCTGggaacaccactgacaatttgattattttcaaataataatcaATTGGGTGTTGTGAAGCAATCTTTAAatagaaaacacaaacaaatatatgatAAACCTCTCCTCAAAACTCACCAAAATGGTTTTATCAGACATCTCTGAGAATTGCCTGGGCTGGACTAATGAATGTGCTTGACTGACAGCCCTCTAACACTGGCGAACAAAACTATCATTACATTACCATAGCAATGCAGAGTCTTGAGACAGAGAAGTTTTTTTAGCTTCTTACTTTGACCTGCAACAGTACATATTTCTGCAAAGTCTGCTGAGTAATATTTGTCAGATGCCTCTCCCCAGAAGAGTGTGTGTCTAGAATTAAATGTGAGAGTTTGTCTTTCCTTTCTCTGGAAGTCATGTCCCTCAAGTATGAAGCTTTAGAACTCTGTCAGCATttctaacacccccccccccccccccccccaaaaaaaaaaaaaaataaataaataaaactttggGAACATTAGTTTGTCAACTTGTTCAGATTAGCACAGTCATTCAGTTTGCCTTGTGATTGATCAAGGTAAAGTTGATCAAACAATACCCATTTTAGGACTGCCCATTCTACATCAAGAGGACAGCAATGCTGATGTAATTCAGCAGACAATTATTAGACTTTGGGAAGATAGTCATACGAATTCATTTGGGGCCCCAAGGAGCCTGATTATATGCTCCCAGTGGCTTTAATTCTGGATTGAAAAGTTACATGGAAAATTACCTGGCTATGAGTAGGTGATGACAATGTGCCAGCTGTATCTGGTACACCCCTATGGAGAAAACAGTCTAATTAGTAAACGTATCTAAGACAAATTTGGTGTGTTTCTTTTACCAGAGTCCATTCAACAATAGATCATCCTTACATAGCTGGCCTTCTCTCTTAACATATTTCATAAGATTTAAATTGACTTACATAAtgcataaatataatacataataaacagCATAGTTTTATATTTGTATGAGTGTTCATTTCAACTTGTATCTACCGAGTGTGTGAAGAACCATAGCGTCTTGAATCATCATTTCTTATTTCTCTCATGTAACTGGCCTTGCCTGGCGAACCCTATAAATCAGAGGAAAAAATATAGTTACTCCACAATAGGACCAGCACGCCAGAAAAAGTGGAAGGTTAAgcagttttaaaaatatctgaGAAATTGTACCCCTTGTGGAGCTATTCCTAAATGTGATTGAGTGGAAAAGtgagtgaattaaaaaaaagaatcccATGAGGGGCTtcacatattaaaaaaataaataaaatgtaaaaaatatatagatcaCACACCTCTCTGGTGATACGTCTTTCAATGTATGCCATAAACTGTGAGCTGAGGCTGACTGTCTCCCCTCTGCTTCGTccatcctcctcatcctcctctcctGTGCAGCTGTCAATAAAGTCTATCTGTTCAAGCTCTGACTCCACTAAGACAAGAAAACATTCCAAAATTATCACTGGAAAATTACACCAAGAAATGAGAGGTGCCTTTCTCTTATTCTTTTCTCACATGTTCCATTGGCCAAGATTGACCCTGTTCTGTGCTCATCCCGTTCCCTGTCTCGTTCTCTCCTTTGTCTTTGCTCTTTGGTTATTTCTGCCACTCTCAGTGGTAGGTCTGACAACTCATCAGAGGGCTATGTGAAGAGATATAAAGAAAATTGACAAGCTGATGAAGGGGAAGACAGTTGCTCAAAATCAGCCATCTAACAATAAGGGAATATATCATTTagacaaaatgaatgaaagctgCTTAGCGTGTGTTTCTTCAAGAGAACTTTTGTGCTGCACATGTAGTGGGCTGAAATTATACACGTGGTATACCGTGCCGAAATAAACTCATTCTACAGCCTAAGAAAAGctgttaatgttattaatttaaGATAGCTTCAAATACAAATAATGGGTGAAGATGTTTTAAACTGTTGAATAACTTGTTTTCCCACAACAGAAATAATGCCACTGCTATAGAATAcaggaacagaacagaaaatacCTGCTTATGTTATCATTACTCACTACTGCCAGTGAACAAATGGCCATACTGTTCtggaaaataaatgtgtacacTCAATATTAAATTTCAGGGAAAATCTGGGACTTACTTCATTGCCTGACCATCTCTTGTCTCCGCTGTCAACACTATTAAACCCAGAGTCCAGAGCCCCATATGGTCGGCCTGGATACAACTCATCCACACTGAGAGAAACACattgtgaaaaaatgaaatcaaattagACATAgaagatgttttaaaaaaaaaaaagattacgctAGTGAGTAAGAAATTTACAGGAAACTATAACCCAggcattaaaatatgtttagacATTTGGACACATACCACATTTACATTAACACCAGTCTGGAAGAGAATACACTCTGAGAAAAACATTAACCGTAATCACAATGAGCTTTACTGAAATTTGGCATGCACAAAAAACGGCCACCATCTCCAACTTCATCGCACTTACACACATCTGTGAAACCTACTCAAGCCAGGACATGATTTCTTGCGTCAGTGTCTGCTACCAGAAGCAGATTATGTAACACGGGGAagggggaaagaaagaaagaaaaaaaaaaaaaaagaaaaaagttgtCTGCTGCTTTCCAGTGGTGTGGGGAAATTATTTAAAGACAACATTCACAAGGgtaatcaaaaaacatttattctttataaaattcagaattccccaccatttgctagctctccagtctgtttgtgtcctGGAAACTGGTCTATTGTGTTTGTGAAGCCCTAGTGTCAATAAacctatcgttacacttatatagggCCTTTCTAGATaaccacactgctcagaacactcaatccacacattGGCAAGTAGCGGGAGCCAAACACGCACAGTGTACTCttgaccaggaacgaccgtcaacctggaggactgcatcgggtactaggatttcacccaggacaaaGCCATCCATATCTGggtgcacacacattcactcacacagcaggacagttattagacagaagccaattcacctaccctccatgtttttggactgtgggaggaaaccggagacccacgcagacacggggagaacatggaaactccacccagatgggacttaaacccaagatcccagcgctgggaggcgaacgtgctaaccactaagccaccgtgagTTCAAAACGAGTTCAAAAaacaaagtctctctctctctctctaaaacaggagagagagagagagagagagagaaagagagagagagagagagagagagaacaagaacgAGCCATCCAATTGTTGAAAACCATAAAAAGAGATGGGCTTATTGCATAATTCCTGCTCCAaaggtgggtaatattaacCTGCTTTTGTTGTTTCACATTATTACGCATGAAAATAAAGACTgaaatgctacaaaattaacAACTCAAGTGACAAaaaagtttctgtggtaatgcagttaatataaatatacagacaATTTAAATTCCACCCACATACAAACCAcagtttttctcctcaaatatactgttccaccttaaataacagagcttttgaatgtaaacaaaccagagagaactgcagttgtAGGTTGTAAATCTTACCTTTAATATGAGGACCCTGGATTCTTCtgatttacattaaatattaaaagactGATATCTAGACCACCCAAGAAGAAAAAatggtgttttgttttcattaagCATGTTAATGAGTGCATTTCTTACCAAGAACCAAAGCCAAGTGGTCTCCTTTCATAGTCAGGAAGGTCTGGAGCTATTTTACATGCCTCCATGTTCAGATATTTGAATATGTGGATCTTCCCCTTGATACAGATCTAGAAGTGTTCATACAGATAAATCATGATTTTTAATAATGGACCATTATGTTGTGGAACAATTACAGAGAATAAAGACCTTACAAAGAACTAAAATAATGCTGCCTTTCATACGTCATACATAAaatgaactaaatgtaaaaaaatctcAAATATTTATTGCTAAAATTGTAAATTCATTTTATACATTTGCATCTCAGCAGAAATAATGTGCAGTATGGGTTAATGACCTGTGCAGGGGGACTTTGAAGGGGATTGTTGTCCAGCACAATGCTTTGGAGGTGACGGAGGTTGCGGTAACATACTGGAATCGCAGTCACCTTGTTGCATGAGAAATCTAACCTCACTAATGGCAGCTCAGCCAGTTCTGCAATGTCACCAAAAaacagaacattaaaaaaaacaccacaccaTAGCAATAatgcaatatttaaatttaatgagCAGTTCACAGAGGGCCCACtgtctgtgtgtacagtgacaataatttaatgaatacatttcattaatatataaaaGGGGGATCATGCGGTTTAAAAACGGGACATAAAGTGAACAGGTTGGCATATGTAGAGGACAACTAGTGTTGCTTCTTTATGGATACTCTTGAGCTGAACTCAAGAAATATGAAGGCATGTAAGGGCTGGGTGTGTTGGGCAAATGCTGAGATGATTATCTGTGCATGTGTAAGAAAGAAGTGGGCCTTCAAGATGCTTTAAGTGTATGACAACAAATGAGAGCGATATAGACTCTAACCAGGAGGCAAGCGAACAAGGTGGTTTCGTCGAATGTTCAGATCTCGCAGAGCTTCAAGCTGGCCAACCTGGGAAGGCAGAGTCTGGATCTCATTACAGCTCACATCCTAGAGAGAAAAGACGAAGAATGTGAGAGTGAAAgaacaaatacaacaaaaagTAAACAGACAACAAAAGAAAGCTAAGATTTACAATTAGAGGAAAAAAAGTACCACATTTTATCGTCCAATATACTATATCAATGACAGAATTTCCAACAATGATCCTCATTCCTGGCCCCGTGCATCTACAAAtgttaatttatgttttttctGCTGACCCCAGAAAAGCATGAGGATTATATTTAGAATTATTTTAAGCTATTTTAGGCCAGTTTGCAAGTTGTTAGCATACATAATGCATTGTTAATTGCTTATTTAGCCTTGGCATATTATGTAGCTTGCTTAGAGAGATCATACAAGTAGATAGTGTCTCCATACTTGCATATTGgtgaaaataaacattacatttgtcgtattttaaacaaaaaatatactaAATGAGATAAGGGTACAATTTACTCCAACGCTCAAATAGTTCTAGGATATTCAAAATCATAATATTTTCTCTACCATGGAACAGTTTCTCTGTGCATACTGCAAGCAGTTAAGTGAGCCATTTACCCAGAGTGAGAATAACCCTAACAGATCAATATATAAACACCATATCAGATCAATATATAAACATGACCCCAACCTccccaacccacacacacaagtactCACCAACTCAGTGAGTTGTCGGAGTTGGCCAAGCTCTTCAGGCAAGGACACTAATTTGTTGTTGCAGGCAATCAGCACTTTCAGAGGCAGACTGCACACATGAGCAGGCAGGGTGGACAGCTGGTTCCGACTGAGGAAAGCATGATAAAGGGAGAAGGAAGTAACACAATTTAGTGGAAAGTTGATCTCAACCCTCTTTCACATGtagaacatgccacactctggtTTTAACACCGGTGGCTCAATGATTCATGATTACAAAGTaggtaaattaatattttggctgatatataGAGTTATGtagattaaaaaatgaaaaactatTTCAGTATTTCCTATATTggcatcattttaaaaatacagggtgtgtttttggggaaagcattaaATCAAGTCTTGGTCTAAACTGTACTCTAAAAGGAGGATCACCATCAGAAATGAAGAATAATTTTAGATTGGATGTCTAAAACACTTTCACTCACAACCACGATAAATAAAACTTTGAATGATTTATCAACAATATATCATAGTAATAACGAGAAAGTTATTGTTTAATATGCCACTGACCCATCAGCTTGTTCATTTGGAGCTAGGATTTCTGTATCTCTTTGCAATAAGAGCAATTTTAAAAGGCACTATGCAAATCAAATTTGATCAAGCATATACCATCATTCGTGCTTGTGTAAGtgcatgtgctttttttttttttttacctgatgTTCAGGTATGTTAGGGCCTGAAGATTGATCAGACTTTCTGGTACTGAGCGTAGGCAATTCTGGTACAAGTTCAGATTCTCCAGtgacacaaacatgcacacctCCACTGGTAGCTCTGACAATCTGTTCCTTGACAAATCTACAGTGGAAAAGAGCACAGAAATTAAGAGCACAAAGAGAGAGCATGTGAAAGAatagggggtggggggagacATCAGAAAGGAAAATGAGATACAAGGAGTATGAAATGGGAAACTCCGATTTAAGACATTATCCCACCTGTCTTGTTTTCTGCATGCTAAAATGTGTTTGCAGAGTTAATCATTTGTTCCATGACTGTTTTACTGGTTACAATCTACAGACTTATGGAGAACAGCACCGAATTAATTTTCTTTTCAGGTTATTTCAGTGGAAATCTCATATCCTCCTCTAATGCTCAGGTTAGTGGGTTGATAGCACACACATGCCCTGCAGATGTTCTTTTTTTGGCAGTGATGAAAAGCCTATGAGTCAGAGCCAGAGAGCAGTGAGGTGTCAGGCCACAGGGCTAATTAAAGTGCACTGGACTGAACACCGGACAGCAAGAGAACATGGCAGactcatttattttcagaaatgtcCTGAGAGATTCAGCAACTATTAAGCTCTTAGACTTTAGAAACAAATACCCAAATGAAATATGCAGATGGAGCCTCTAAAAATCTTTAGTGAAAAGGTAAATGAACTgactaaaatgttattttaaaaaaggtacCCACAATATAAAATTATCTCATGTTGGTTTAATGTCATGGTAGATCTTATCATTGAACATAAGCATGTCTAAATAGTTTGTGAacttcaaacagtaaacataaCACAAATGATATCACATGGTATCCATAGGTTGTAGTAGTGGTGGGTGATATCATGACTAATTGTACAATTTATCAtcatgattacgattaatgaacgattattttgtttttgtatttttgaccctcatagtacagtgacgaggcttgtactgtaaatatgcttcagtattaaagctgggatattttttctaatgttgctgggagcttgttctgCTAATTTTTTGAGCACCATTTATATTTGGTTTGGTGTCATCTTTTTGTTAGGTGTCATCTAAATTAAAGTCAAAGCACAAcatgtccaaaccacagatactgtgtttttctttgatatGAACTGCTCAAGACGCTTGGtcggcctctgcgtttaggttctcCACCATGTTGCAGATAGGGGCAATACAGCTTGAtggcgtggttttaaagggacagtacgtGAACAGACATTGGGGACATAACAGGATAAAAATTAATCAATATAATCGATAAAGACAAGATTATGTAACTCAAACTGTAAACTTCACATTTCTAAACGGAGCTTGGTTCGTCAGTGCCTGTCATTAGGAGCTCAGACTTCATCCCAAATagcaccatactccctacatacaCATCGTACATAACTAATAATACTGCACTCAGGCAGTAATTACAAACCAATGCCGACAGGAAAACGTGaatcttattaaaaaaaaaatataataaattttgACATTAATTgcactgtgtgactgcaaatactgttttttttaacctaCACCTatcactcacattttcagacaaggagaaacaaacaaaacaaaaggaaatCTCCTGCTTGGCAATCCATAAGATAATTGAATGATTCATTACAACAAGTTGTTGTACACAAATTTCtgaatgaagagaaaaaaaaaaaagaattcaaaGTAATATGTTACACATGTAGTCTGTTATACCAAGTAGCAAAAATATGACAGCATTCCAGCAATatacaacaaataataaagGTGGGTTCTTGGTATTCTGGCATTTCAGTAACTGATGTAAAATGATTATCTAAAATCAGTTCTCTAGAAAATTATATTTCAAAAATGAActtcaaagaaataaacatcagTCCACAGAAAATAATCAAGAATGGTAGACAGCCTTCCTTTTGCTGCCGTGAGCCTCAGTTTAGGAATTGTCTAATCCATACCTTGTAAACACGTAGGGGgaggaaagggggggggggcacaatACAGAAACATAATACACCCAACACAAATGAATTAGTGTCcttgctgatatatatatatatatatatatatatatatataaagaaagagTCTCTCTATTCAGCCGCTCCTCTTAACTACAGACTTTGCCTGGTCCTAATAATAGCACAACACTACATAGCTACATAATCACGCCCCTAAAAAAGGacagtggaaaaacaaaacttttAGAAACAAGGTCCACAGGCTGCTATGAGTGGCTGTGTTTCCATGTGTTTTAAAGTTCAGCGGCTGATGATATGCAGCAGTgcagtcatttattttattagtgtTTCGACTCAAGACCAGATTTGACAGAGAGCCTAATTGTGGTCTAAGCTCAGTTTTGTTCACTGATGCTCTCCAAGTTAATAAACTGTCAACATTTAATACTCAAAAGATTTCTAGAATGCTGAACAAATGCAAGAACCTATAAATGCAATAAGTGTGCTCATTAAGCCCACCAAGTCTGGAAAACAAAAGTATACAGAGTAACAAATGGACAATATTCTGTAatcataaaactacaaagttctcttgtatggtcagaggaattcagagaatggacagtgagtgttgaGACAAAGagctggtcataatgttatggttgatctgtgtacaTACGGTGTCAACGTCAATACATGGATTGACGGACTAGAGCCTATGCCCTTGCTACTccatgctcagcactgcagaaattgcattaTGTAAAAAAAGCTTACCTAGTTTTCTAGTATATATAGCACATTCATCTTCTTATAGCACCCCCATGCACAAGTAAAAGCATTCGTCTACTTGAACATTCAGGACTATTTCACTTTGTATTTTcacaaatattaaaattgtgCATTTTTAGAAATGTTATGTCAATGCATTATAGCCTACCCTTAATTATGAGACCATGTCTTTACTCTCTGAGGACTGCAAAAAACTGCACCAATGTACTCAATACAAGCTTCAACTGGAATCTAAACTCCATTGTGGAATTTATGCAGTGAAGGTTTTAAGAGATAACACATTGGATCTAAACTTGCATTGTCATTATAATGTTTGTTTGTACAGTGAACAGGTTGCATGATGCTTTTTTGGCTTTTGTTTGATGATATGGTAGCAAAGGAAGATTTGTGTTTGCTATTATAGCTTTTCCAGCATGCCTGGACTTATATTTATAGCTGTGCAGCTGTGTGGAGATCCGGGAGGACAGGAAGCTGTGCAATGTCTGCTCCGAACTTTACCTCAAACCAATTCAAGCAAAGTCACACTACACCAACACTGTCAGATCAACAGCTTGAGCAAAACATTACTAAGGGACACAAAAGTACATAAAATCAAGCTTATTTAGAACTTAAAATGCCATAAAGCTCAGGTTTTTACCAACTGATTGAATTTCATttagaaaatgtaaattttCTAAGCCAGGACAAAGCCTCATACCTTTGAGCAAAAAGTCGAGTGAAAGGTCTTCTGAGTGTTGTGTCTGTAttcagcttcattcctctctcttttaacctaAATTCAACTACATTCCCAACTGCAGTGGGTTACTGAGCTtatgtttttttcctcattttacCCGCTTTCAGACTTTGACATCACCAGTCAGCGAGCAACCACAGCACCCcatccctgtggctctcttaaacgcacatgaatgaattttatggccttgtacttaaagacacagaacggATATTtgtcacaccacacacacgtcataagTACCGCCCTCATTTTTGAGATGCTgtctacattttttaattatcttTGCAAAGCCCAACTGAGATGTTCACTTTGGTTTGCCCTCTGGTTTCATCCAGGTCTTTTGTCTAAAAGCCTTCGCCCTTCTTGTAGTGCAAGTGGTAATACTGCTCTCCCAGAATACTTAAGCCTTCAGACACGTCTATCTTCAGGCACAATCTCTGTGCATGCATGTAGTGCACATACATGAGGCAGAGGGTGAGAAAAGagtgagagtcagagagaagagGGGTTGTGCATGTGTGCTCTGTCTGTGAAACAGTGGCCTATTGTGACATCATTCAGGGCAGTTGGAATTTAAAATTCTGAATGTTTTGCCCTTTTCTCCATTTAAAAAGGTAAATGTACCAATTTCAAAAAATCTGATTCACTCCTCTCGCTGCTGAGaccttaaaataataatgataaagatACTGCTGATTTTATTAGAAGAACAGACTTGCCAACTCAGGTTTAAagctcatttaatttatttgtgatTATTTGTAGGGACATGATGAAAATGCTAGGAACtcctaatttttattttttttaatgttcagaTCACTATAATGAATAACAGCTTAAAGAAATGTGTCAGAACAGTATAGACCAGTTGTGCTGCACAGATACTGATACCATATCTGATACCAATACTggcacttaaacacagtatcaGTATCAGCTACAGAGAGCACTGAAACCATAGGTGCGTTGGAAATGGCCCACTACTCACTATTTCCTACATGTAATAATACACAGGGTACTTTTCAGGACACACCCCATGAAGCAGATACTGACGTGCATGCGCACTGCTAGATGCTGCTCAAATTTTAAGTTCGGGCACATTATAAACAGGCTGGGTATTTCACACTACATGAttgtttttgtcaatttttacagagactggaaaaaatgtcacacacacacactacatgacTCCCCAAGCAAACACGTTTCCTTGGAGACACAAATATGGACATACAACTTGCTACAATTACTGTTTGCGCTACTATTTATGTAgatacacaaagaaaaaaaataccgTAAAAGGTCTTGAATGGGAAAACATTCAGAGCAATCTTTACACACTGCAGCAGGAGCTGGAGATTAGTAGAATAGCACATAGTTGTGgctacattccaccttaaacgattcAGAAACAGAGCTAACCGTAGCGCACACCACAGTGTTGTATCCTTTAAGGCGAAAcggaaaattagaataaagttggaataaaggctgtaatAGCATGTTGTGTGACACAGCatgttctcctacaggtaataATTGTTATTTGGGGACGTGCATCTGGCAGtatgtaatatattgtagtttttcCATTTAATCTGTCCTCCACTGTTGAGCTCCATTGTATGTGCCCGTGTTaactttctgtgctctgttcttaTTGGCCATTGAAGG is a window from the Hoplias malabaricus isolate fHopMal1 chromosome 11, fHopMal1.hap1, whole genome shotgun sequence genome containing:
- the lrch3 gene encoding DISP complex protein LRCH3 isoform X3, giving the protein MAASVLLSAENTVPAFSVRNPSAAGPAANGLLIPGPAAWSRSLERALEEAAATGSLNLSGRKLKEFPRSAANHDLTDTTRADLSRNRLSELPVEVCMFVSLENLNLYQNCLRSVPESLINLQALTYLNISRNQLSTLPAHVCSLPLKVLIACNNKLVSLPEELGQLRQLTELDVSCNEIQTLPSQVGQLEALRDLNIRRNHLVRLPPELAELPLVRLDFSCNKVTAIPVCYRNLRHLQSIVLDNNPLQSPPAQICIKGKIHIFKYLNMEACKIAPDLPDYERRPLGFGSCVDELYPGRPYGALDSGFNSVDSGDKRWSGNEPSDELSDLPLRVAEITKEQRQRRERDRERDEHRTGSILANGTLESELEQIDFIDSCTGEEDEEDGRSRGETVSLSSQFMAYIERRITREGSPGKASYMREIRNDDSRRYGSSHTRGVPDTAGTLSSPTHSQRAVSGSGIGLERMRKEAQLAAQRYEEERQRARTAQRDAVRSFVKQKSNQSPNKLSPTDSETLYPSRRSTHTDDSALFMSEFEPLMVFEIDIDTNTIKKRPSPPKQSVSGKATNGCVSPTVDTIPSCSLQQGEDRASVSQTAIQSPTYPSPAPPPSCRGASQRPESFLFRLSQREEKKRGESRAGRSDPEDGTSKSSPAAGPAGEEAELVEQLRKNIESRLKVSLPSDLGAALTDGVVLCHLANHVRPRSVPSIHVPSPAVPKLTMAKCRRNVENFLEACRRIGVPQSQLCLPLHILEEKGLPQVAGTVRALLDLAPPKSSPSPSTAPANPSFPSTLAM
- the lrch3 gene encoding DISP complex protein LRCH3 isoform X4, whose translation is MAASVLLSAENTVPAFSVRNPSAAGPAANGLLIPGPAAWSRSLERALEEAAATGSLNLSGRKLKEFPRSAANHDLTDTTRADLSRNRLSELPVEVCMFVSLENLNLYQNCLRSVPESLINLQALTYLNISRNQLSTLPAHVCSLPLKVLIACNNKLVSLPEELGQLRQLTELDVSCNEIQTLPSQVGQLEALRDLNIRRNHLVRLPPELAELPLVRLDFSCNKVTAIPVCYRNLRHLQSIVLDNNPLQSPPAQICIKGKIHIFKYLNMEACKIAPDLPDYERRPLGFGSCVDELYPGRPYGALDSGFNSVDSGDKRWSGNEPSDELSDLPLRVAEITKEQRQRRERDRERDEHRTGSILANGTLESELEQIDFIDSCTGEEDEEDGRSRGETVSLSSQFMAYIERRITREGSPGKASYMREIRNDDSRRYGSSHTRGVPDTAGTLSSPTHSQRAVSGSGIGLERMRKEAQLAAQRYEEERQRARTAQRDAVRSFVKQKSNQSPNKLSPTDSESEFEPLMVFEIDIDTNTIKKRPSPPKQSVSGKATNGCVSPTVDTIPSCSLQQGEDRASVSQTAIQSPTYPSPAPPPSCRGASQRPESFLFRLSQREEKKRGESRAGRSDPEDGTSKSSPAAGPAGEEAELVEQLRKNIESRLKVSLPSDLGAALTDGVVLCHLANHVRPRSVPSIHVPSPAVPKLTMAKCRRNVENFLEACRRIGVPQGCLCSVADVLEGEMLHLYRLLEALLSLAPPLRPSPPTQLAGFALFYLSVMSLLCVLYCHLVPRI